TATGCTTTAATTTTAAAGGTGTTGAAAGTTCTTCGTTTAATTTTTTTAAAAAAACAACGATTCAAAAAAAATGAAAATAATCGCTATCGGCAAAAATTACGTGACAGATGTGCGTGAAATGCCATCGGAAAAAGTCGTTCCGATTATATTTACCAAAGCCGATACCACGCTTTTGGAGGATAATAAAGATTTGGTTTTGCCTACTTTTTCGAGGGAGGTTTGGTATGAGGCCGAATTGGCTTTTAGAATTGGTAAAACCTGTAAAAATGCTGAGCTCCAAAATGCCCTAGACTTTATTGATGCAGTTACCTTATCAAATGATTTAACGGCTAAAGATGTACTGGTGGCAAGTAAAGCCTTGCAAGGTCCTTGGGATTTAGCAAAAGGTTTTGATGGGGCAACCCCTATAGGTTTTTTTTATCCAATAGCTGATTTTGCTGATGTAGATAATATCAATTTTTCTTTTGAAGTAAATGGTGTTGAAGTTCAAAATGGCAATAGTAGCCATATGATTACCAAATTAACCGATCTACTGGTCTATGTTTCATCGATTATGACCTTGAATGTTGGGGATATTATTTTAACGGGTACACCGCCTCTTGGTGTGGGAAAAGTGAATTCAGGAGACCTGATGATCGGCTATTTAGAGGGTAAAAAAGTATTGGAGACAAAGGTGGTATAGCACAAGCGACTTTTAGTTTAGGCATAAAAAAGGTGTTTCGAAGTGTCAAGGTAAGATCAGGTTCAGTAGCTTCACTAGCAAAAGCACTTTGAAAACGGAGCATTAGGGATTAAGAACTACGGATGCCCTAGGTTCTTCTCTGGACTTATGCTATACATGAAGTGCTAAAATTTGTTACTTCTAAACCAAAAACAATTATAAAAAACAGCTTATTTAAGCCGTACATTTGCATCGTTTTATCAAAAGGAAATTGGGTATATGGATTCTGACACATCAAACGAAATGGGGGAGGAGACTAAGGAAAAAATTAGTCAAGAAGAGATTGACAAATGTATTCGTACACTTGAAAAATTAGTTGACGCCTCTCATATTGTTTTAGCACTATCCGAAGAAAACCGTGTAGCGCTGTTAAAAGCGGCGGGCAGGTTGTCAAGACCTGATCGTGACGCCTTCAAGCAATCTAAAAAAGATGCTGAAAAAATTGCTAAACGCAAAATGATAGAGCGCGACAAGCATGCACGTAAAGAAACAGGTATCAGAAGTGCTCGTGAAGCTGTAGTTTTTAAAGCACCCATTTTATTAGAAGCCCCAAAATTAAAATCTTTGGAGGAGCAAGAATTAGAATCTCCAAGAAATTGTTATGTCTGCAAAACGGTATATACAAAGTTGCATCATTTTTATGACAGCATGTGTCAAGATTGTGGTGATTTTAATTACGCCAAACGTTTTCAAACGGCCGATTTGGAGGGGCAGGTGGCCATTGTAACCGGTTCTCGTTTAAAAATTGGCTACCACATTAGCTTAATTTTATTGCGTTCTGGAGCCACTGTCGTTGCGACCACAAGATTCCCTGTAGACGCTGCTTTGCGATTTTCTCAAGAAGATGATTTTTCGAAATGGGGGCATCGCCTTAAAATTCACGGTTTAGATTTGCGTCATATTCCGAGTGTGGAAATTTTCTGTAATTTTATAGAACAACAGTATGATCGCTTAGATATTTTAATAAATAATGCAGCACAAACTGTTCGCAGGCCCGCTGGTTTTTATCAGCATTTAATGAGAAATGAAGAACTAGCTGTTGCCGATATGCCAAAAGCTGCGCAACAAGTATTAAAGGACCACTTGTATTGCTTAAATGAATTAAACACCCTAGGCAAAAATACCTCAAGCCAACAAAATAATACCTTAGCCGTTACTTGGCACGCGCCAGAACCTGGAATTGGGATCCGTGCATCGGCAAAATTATCACAGATTCCCTATAGTTTTGATAACTCACTGTCTACCAAAGAAGTCTTCCCAGAGGGACAATTAGACGCTGATTTACAACAAGTAGATTTGCGAAAAACCAATAGCTGGAGACTTAAGCTAGGCGAAATAGAAACGCCTGAAATGATAGAGGTGCAACTCGTAAATGCTGTAGCTCCTTTTGTTTTGTGCAACCGACTTTCGCGTTTAATGCGAAAAGAAAATACAGGTAAAAAGCACATCATTAATGTATCGGCGATGGAAGGCAAATTTCATCGATTTTACAAAGAAGATCGGCATCCGCATACCAACATGGCAAAAGCAGCTTTAAATATGATGACCCATACCTCTGCTTTAGATTTTGCAACAGACGGTGTCTTTATGAATGCTGTGGATACGGGCTGGGTAACCGATGAAGATCCTGCGGAATTATCTAAAAAGAAACAAGAAGTACATGATTTTCAACCTCCTTTAGATATTGTTGATGGAGCTGCACGTGTTTTAGATCCATTAATAGATGGTATTAATACAGGAAAACACTGGTGTGGTAAATTTTTGAAAGATTACAGGCCTATTGATTGGTAATTTTTTATTGAGACTTTCCTAGTACATTTTTGTATCTTTAATAGCTATTTTAATTCGCTATTCTATAGTACTTGTTTAAATTGTGTTGTATGGAAACCTATGCTAATGCTTTACTTTATGCCATTCCTTTTTTTATCGTTTTATTGGTGATAGAAATAAGCTATGGTTATTTTGTTAAAAAGCAAACCTATAAAGTGCTAGATACTGTTTCGAGTATCAGTTCTGGCTTAACAAACATTGTAAAAGATTCATTAGGCTTAGCCTTGGTTGTGGTTAGTTACCCCTTTTTATATGAGTATTTAGCAGTAACGACAATTAAGGCTACTTGGTTGGTTTGGTTGCTTGCCTTTATAATCATTGACTTTGCAGGCTATTGGAATCATCGTTTAAGCCATAAAATTAATATTTTTTGGAATCAACATGTAATTCACCACAGTAGTGAAGAATTTAACTTGTCTTGTGCCTTACGCCAGCCTATTTCAAACCTTATAGGGTATTTTTCTATTTTATTGATTCCTGCGGCTGTATTGGGAGTTCCTTATAAGGTCATTGCAATTTTAGCTCCTGTTCATTTATTTGCCCAATTTTGGTACCATACCAAGCATATCGGTAAAATGGGTTGGTTAGAATACGTAATTGTGACCCCTTCACAACATAGAGTACATCATGCGATTAATCCAGAATATATTGACAAAAACTTAGGGCAAATACTTTCTATTTGGGATCGACTTTTTGGTACATTTCAGGAAGAATTGGATGAGGTGCCGCCTCAATTTGGAATTCTAAAACCTGCAAATACATGGAACCCTTTCTTTATAAATTTTCAACATTTTGCTCAATTGTTTAAAGATGCTTGGCGTACGAATAGCTATTACGATAAAATAAGAATATGGTTTATGCCCACGGGATGGAGGCCAAAAGACGTCGTGGCTAAATACCCTGTTACAATTATTGAAGATGTATATAATTTTAAACGCTATGAAACACCAGCAACTTTTTCCTTTCAACTCTATATCATACTGCAAATGCTAATGCATTTAGTATTCCTATTATTTATGTTTTATAATTATAGTGCTATTGGTTTTCAAGGATTATTAGCCTACGGAGCTTTTCTGTTTTTTGGAATATTCTCCTACACTTTGTTGATGGATGGGAATAAGTATGCAAAATACCTTGAGCTTTTTAGGGCTTTGTTAGGCGTAATTTTTATAGGTATTACTGGTAATTGGTTTGGCTTAAATCAGTTTATACCATATGGAAGTTACCTGATTCTTTTTTACTTTTTAGGATCAGCATGGGCCGCCCAGTATTTTACCCGCACTAAAATACTCGGAAGATTTAAAAAAACACTATAGAAATTATTGCTTATCGATGAATTCTTTTTTGACTAAGGCGATGTATTTCTTCATCGCATCTTTTCTAGATAAGTTTTTTGCTTGAAATAAAGCATTGGCTTTAAACGCATTAATAAGTGGCGTTCTACTGCCTGGATTATCAAAGTTTTCGTTGGCTATTTTATAGTACGCGTATAACTTTAAAAGCAAATCTGCAGGGAGCGCTTCGGTGTAGTTGTTCATAAAACTAACCGCTTTTACAAAGTCCTTCTCCAGTTTTTCAGGCATCTTCATTTTTTACAATACTTGCTATACATGTTTTTGCGCCTACAACTTTTTGATTTAGCTTAACTGTAATTGCGCAATCTAAAGGTAAGAATAAATCTACTCTTGAACCAAACTTTATAAAACCAGCATCGTCACCTTGATGAACACTGTCTCCTTTTTCTGCATAGTTAACGATTCTTCTCGCTAATGCTCCTGCAATTTGTCGGTATAGAATTTCGCCAAATTTTGGTGTTTTCACTACAATAGTTGTGCGTTCATTTTCCTCACTAGCCTTAGGATGCCAAGCCACTAAATACTTCCCAGGATGATATTTTGAATACACTATTTGTCCACTGGCAGGATATCTAGTAACATGCACGTTAATAGGTGACATAAAAATAGATACTTGTTTACGTTTGCCTTTGAAATATTCGTTTTCTTCAACTTCTTCTATCACGACAACTTTACCATCAACTGGAGCTAGAATTTCATTAAAATCTTTATGTACTTTCCTTGTAGGGTTTCTAAAAAATTGCAAAACAATAATTAAAAAAGCAAGTGCTATTAGTTGTATGGCCATTTTAAGCCAAAAAACTGGTATGAAATAATTAGCTGCAAGAATGACTATAGCTGCAAGAAAAAAGCTAATTAAAATAATTTTTTGTCCTTCTTTATGAAACATAATTAAATATATTTAAGGTTAGGTATACAAAGGGTGCAGCAAAAACAAGACTATCCAAGCGATCTAGCATTCCACCATGTCCAGGTAATATAGCCCCACTGTCTTTTACTCCGGCATCTCTTTTAAATTTCGATTCTAACAAATCGCCAACACTACCACAGATTACAATAATCAAGGCTAGTATAAGCCATTGTTGAAGTGTTAAACTAGTTTCATATTGAGCGATAAAATAAGCCGCAATGAGTGCAAATACTAATCCACCAATAGTTCCTTCCCATGTTTTTTTAGGAGATACCCTTGGAAATAGTTTGTTTTTTCCTATGGTTTTTCCCACCAAATAAGCAAAAGAATCATTTACCCAGATCAGGATAAAAAAGCCCATGATTAATAATTTAGCAAAAGTATTATTTTGGTAAGGAATCATGGTCAAAAAGATACACCCCCCACCGATATAAAAAAGGCCGATAAGGAACTTTTGTAGCGTGTTGTACTTTATTTCTTTTTTTGAAAACAAGTAGAATAACAAAATAGTATTAATCGTTATGGTAATGAACATCAAAACGTTTATTACCGAGGCGCTGTAGTTATACCCATGAAGTAAGTGTATAAAGATCCACCACAGGGTGAGATAAGCGGCAAAAATATAGTAGCCTTTTAGATGTGTCATTCTTTTAAACTCGTACAAACAAGCTAAGCCAAAAGCCATAAATAAGAAATCAAAAGCATCAGAACTTAAAAATATGGCGGAAAGCAAAAGCACTACATAAACAATACCTGTAATCAACCTCCTAAAAACTTCTCCCATTCTATAAATCTTCCAAAAGTATAAGATACAAATTTTTAGAACTACTACCGTAGGTTAGAAAATCGTTTTTATTTTCTTTTGCGTTTTGAAAATGTTTAATCGTTGTAATATTCGATGGAATGCCGTTTTGGTGTTTTTTCTTGATTTTTTTTAAACCTTCTCCAATAGAGGATACGAGTTGACTTGTGGTCGCAAAAACTATAAAATTATCTGGTAATTCATCTAATTTTTTTTCTCGCAATTGATTCGAGCATATCAATATAGATCCATTTTGAGCGACTAGATGCTCACAGGTCGTAAAAAATATTCCAGACTCGGTATTCTTGTCAGTAAAAGAAATGGCTTCTTTAGAAAATTTAGCTTGTAGCCTTTCGTCCATAGCGAAAAAAGCCATTTCTTTCCAATTATTTTCTTCAATAATATCGCTTAACGCTTGCCTGACGTCTTGGAAATCGACGCAATAAATGAATTTACCTCCATTTTTTTTGAAATAAATAGTGAATTTTTCATCAGCAGGAATATCGAGATCGGGCATATGAACGCCTCTAGTATCGTCAGTTTCTGTGGAAACCTTTTTTTTACCTCCTCTAAAGAGTTTCTCGAATAACCCCATTTATTTAAAATTCAAAAATACTATTTATTCTTTTGTTGGCTCCATGTTACTATTTTGTTCTTCTTCCAATTTTGAGTTTTCTTCAGCTTTCGCAGCAGCTTCTTCAGCCACATCTTTTTCAAAAGGCCTTTTGCCGAAAATCTTTTCTAAATCATCCTTAAAGATAACTTCTTTTTCTAATAAACGCGTAGCTAAGGTAGTAAGTTTGTCTTTGTGGTTTTCTAGAAGCTCAACAGCTCTTTTGTATTGCTCTTCAATTAATATAGAAATTTCTTGATCGATGGTCCGAGCTGTTTCCTCACTATACGGTTTAGAGAATCCGTAAGAATCTTGACCTGAAGAATCGTAATAGGTTAAATTACCTATTTTGTCATTTAAACCATAAATGGTCACCATGGCTCTTGCTTGCTTCGTTACTTTTTCTAAGTCGCTTAGTGCTCCTGTAGATATTTTATTGAAAATAACCTTTTCGGCTGCTCGGCCTCCTAAAGTAGCACACATTTCGTCTTTCATTTGGTCTGGTCTAACGATAAGGCGCTCTTCTGGCAAATACCAAGCTGCTCCTAAGGACTGTCCTCTTGGGACAATGGTGACCTTTACCAAAGGCGCTGCATGCTCGAGCATCCAACTCACGGTGGCATGGCCAGCTTCATGATAAGCAATAGTTTCTTTTTCTCCTGGGGTAATAATTTTATTTTTCTTCTCCAGACCACCTACAATTCTATCTACGGCATCTAAAAAGTCTTGTTTCGTCACCGCTTTTTTCTCCTTACGAGCGGCTATAAGTGCGGCTTCATTACAAACATTAGCGATATCTGCTCCAGAAAAACCTGGTGTTTGCTTCGCAAGAAAATCTAAATCTAAAGTTTCTGCTGTTTTGATGGGGCGTAAGTGTACCTCAAAAATTTCTTTACGTTCTCTAATGTCCGGTAAATCCACATAAATTTGTCTGTCGAAACGACCAGCTCGCATCAGGGCTTTATCTAAAACATCGGCCCTGTTCGTAGCAGCTAAGACAATTACATTAGTGTTGGTGCCAAAACCGTCCATTTCAGTTAGCAACTGATTTAGGGTATTTTCACGCTCATCATTAGAGCCTGTCATATTATTTTTTCCTCTTGCTCTACCAATGGCATCGATCTCATCAATAAAGATGATGGCAGGAGATTTGTCTTTTGCTTGTTTAAATAGGTCACGCACTCTTGAGGCTCCAACCCCTACAAACATTTCCACAAAATCTGAACCAGACAATGAAAAGAAAGGCACTTTTGCCTCGCCAGCAACCGCTTTAGCTAAAAGCGTTTTACCGGTACCCGGAGGGCCCACTAATAAAGCTCCTTTTGGGATTTTACCTCCTAAAGAAGTGTATTTGTCAGGATTTCTTAAAAAATCTACAATTTCTTCGACCTCTTCCTTAGCACCTTCCAAACCGGCAACATCTTTAAAAGAAGTTCTTGTATCTGTTTTTTCATCAAAAAGTTTTGCCTTAGATTTTCCAATATTGAAAATTTGGCCACCAGCACCGCCTCCGCCACCGCCAGACATTCTTCGCATTAAGTAGATCCAAATACCGATAATTAAAACAAAAGGTAAAATACTCAATAATATATCGCCAAATACATTCGATTCTGTGGTATAATCTATAACCGTATCTAAATTGTTCTCAGCTTTGATGCTTTTAATATCGTTTTCAAAATTCTGAGGGTCTCCATAATCGAGCACGTATTGTGGCGTTTCCGTCCCAGACATGCCAAAGGGCTTGTTCGCTGCTGTTTTATGAACATCTTTCGTTAAAGCTTCTTCTGTTAAAAAAACTTTTGCTTGTCTTGTGTTTGTTACAATAAGAATCTTAGAAACATCCCCGTTTCTTAAGTAATCTTGCAGCTTTGATGTTGTTGTTTTTTCAGTACTAGATAAATTAGTACTGCTAAATATTTGGAAGCCAATTAATAAAATTGCTATAATTCCATAAATCCACCAAGAGTTAAACTTTGGTTTTTTAGGACTTGTATTATTTTCTTTCGCCATTATTTTTTTTTCTTATTTAATGCTATTTTCGATTACCGTTACTTTTGCATCTCCCCAAAGTCCTTCTATGTCATAAAATTCCCTTACGTGTTTTTGAAAAACATGCACCACTACATTGACGTAATCCATTAAAATCCATTCTGAATTCTCTGAACCTTCTACGTGCCAAGGTTTGTCCTTAATGCTTTTGCTGACTGTTTTTTGAATTGAGCCAACTATTGCATTTACGTGAGTATTTGAAGTTCCGTTGCAAATGATAAAATAGTCGCAAACGGTGTTCTCAATTTTTCTTAAATCAAGTATATTAATATTATTGCCCTTTACTTCTTCTATTCCTTCAAGAATAACACTTATGAGCTCATCTACGCTCGCTTGCTTTTTCTGCATTAAAAAAATTTAATTTTGCAAAGTTATTATATTTTTGTTTTTTTAACTATTGTTTTGGGTAATAAGATTGAAGATTTATAGAATAGTTAACACATGCATTTAATCAAACTTGATGCCACAGCATCTACAAATGTTTACCTAAAAAAATTAAGTAAGAGTAGAACACTTGCCGATTTTACTGTAGTAGTAGCAAAAGAACAGCTAGAAGGGAAAGGGCAGATGGGGTCAAGTTGGCAATCAGAAAAAGGTAAGAACCTAACATCCAGTATTTTAAAACATCATGAAGCCTTGTTTACGCAAGATCATTTTTATTTAAATATTACAGTTTCCTTGGCGATTTACCATGCGCTAAAAGACTTGGAAATACCTGATTTAAGTATAAAATGGCCTAACGACATTTTGTCAGGAAATTCCAAAATTTGTGGTATTTTAATTGAAAACATGCTTTCGGGTCAAAAAATCACCACTTCAATCATCGGAATTGGCTTAAACGTAAATCAGACCCAATTTAATTCTTTGCCAAAGGTTAGTTCGCTGCACTTACTAAAAGGCAAAGCCTTTGACTTGGACGAAATATTAATCGCCATTGCTAAAAATTTAGAGCAACTATTCACAAGACTAAAAAACGGGCAAAAGGAGTCCTTAAAAGAGGCTTATTTAAACGTTCTCTTTAAAAAAGACAAGCCATCAACATTTGGCAAAGTAGCAACGAACCAACTTTTTGTAGGGATCATCAGAAGTGTTTCTGAGGATGGAAAACTAGAAGTAGAAGTTGAAGATCAGTTGATTGAAGACTACGATTTAAAGGAAATAAGATTGATGTATTAAACCTTTTGCAAATTATCTGACAAAGTACCCATAAAATTGGTAATCGGATTTTTAATCATCATGGCCATCATGGCATTAAATTCCCCTTCAAAACTTAGCACAACCTCAGTTTCATTCGCGGCTATTTCTATAATAGTGGCAGTTAAGGTAAAAGGTAATTTTTCACTTGCAGCGCCTAAAACAACCTTAGTGTGAGGAACCATTTCTTTTCTTTGTAAAACAATTTCAGGCATTCCTTTTAAAGCAAAAAGAAAGCGTTCTTCGCTAATGACTTCGAATTTGCTAATATTTTCGGGCATTAAGTGTTCAAAATTTTTTACATCAATCAAAAAATTATAGACTTCTTGCTGACTTTTTGCAATTATTTTTTTTGGAGTTTCTATATGCATAATTCTATTGTTGCCATGCTGATGGATTCGCTTTCCATTCTAGCAAAGTTTTAAATTGTTCTTCTTTTATATAATGAGTATCTGATGCTTGTTGTATCAGGTGATCGTAATCGCTTAAGGTGTGTAATTCGACCTTATGATTTTTAAAGTTTTCAGTAGCAATATCAAAGCCATAGGTGAAAATGGCAAGCATTCCCTTTACTTTTGCACCTGATTCTTCTAGGGCTTTTACGGCATTTAGACTACTATTGCCTGTACTTATTAAGTCTTCGATGACAACAACGGTCTGATTTTTTTCTAATGCTCCTTCTATTTTATTTTGCCTTCCGTGCGATTTTGCTTCAGGACGCACATATATAAAGGGAAGGCCTAGATAGTCGGCAACTAACATACCAATTCCTATGGCTCCAGTAGCTACACCGGCGATGACATCTGGTTTGCCATATAGGTGTTCTACTTGCTTTGCCATTTCTTCCCGAACATAATTTCTAATAGGTGGATAAGACAGTATAATTCTGTTATCACAATAAATAGGAGATTTCCAACCTGAAGCCCATGAAAAAGGATTTTCAGGATTCAACTTAATTGCATTAATTTGCAATAGAAGCTCTGCCGTTTTTTTAGCGTTGTCTTTGTTTAAAACCATAATGCAAATGTATAAAGTTTTTGTTAATGAGGCTCAGTTGATTTTGACAAATAAACTCTCTGACATAGCTAATAACAAATATTTTTTATTGAATCAGAAATCAATAAAGGAAGCTATTCATCTACTTGCTAAAAATAAAGTAGCTGTAGCCTATATATATCATCCTAAT
The sequence above is drawn from the Cellulophaga sp. Hel_I_12 genome and encodes:
- a CDS encoding fumarylacetoacetate hydrolase family protein; protein product: MKIIAIGKNYVTDVREMPSEKVVPIIFTKADTTLLEDNKDLVLPTFSREVWYEAELAFRIGKTCKNAELQNALDFIDAVTLSNDLTAKDVLVASKALQGPWDLAKGFDGATPIGFFYPIADFADVDNINFSFEVNGVEVQNGNSSHMITKLTDLLVYVSSIMTLNVGDIILTGTPPLGVGKVNSGDLMIGYLEGKKVLETKVV
- a CDS encoding SDR family NAD(P)-dependent oxidoreductase; this encodes MDSDTSNEMGEETKEKISQEEIDKCIRTLEKLVDASHIVLALSEENRVALLKAAGRLSRPDRDAFKQSKKDAEKIAKRKMIERDKHARKETGIRSAREAVVFKAPILLEAPKLKSLEEQELESPRNCYVCKTVYTKLHHFYDSMCQDCGDFNYAKRFQTADLEGQVAIVTGSRLKIGYHISLILLRSGATVVATTRFPVDAALRFSQEDDFSKWGHRLKIHGLDLRHIPSVEIFCNFIEQQYDRLDILINNAAQTVRRPAGFYQHLMRNEELAVADMPKAAQQVLKDHLYCLNELNTLGKNTSSQQNNTLAVTWHAPEPGIGIRASAKLSQIPYSFDNSLSTKEVFPEGQLDADLQQVDLRKTNSWRLKLGEIETPEMIEVQLVNAVAPFVLCNRLSRLMRKENTGKKHIINVSAMEGKFHRFYKEDRHPHTNMAKAALNMMTHTSALDFATDGVFMNAVDTGWVTDEDPAELSKKKQEVHDFQPPLDIVDGAARVLDPLIDGINTGKHWCGKFLKDYRPIDW
- a CDS encoding sterol desaturase family protein, producing the protein METYANALLYAIPFFIVLLVIEISYGYFVKKQTYKVLDTVSSISSGLTNIVKDSLGLALVVVSYPFLYEYLAVTTIKATWLVWLLAFIIIDFAGYWNHRLSHKINIFWNQHVIHHSSEEFNLSCALRQPISNLIGYFSILLIPAAVLGVPYKVIAILAPVHLFAQFWYHTKHIGKMGWLEYVIVTPSQHRVHHAINPEYIDKNLGQILSIWDRLFGTFQEELDEVPPQFGILKPANTWNPFFINFQHFAQLFKDAWRTNSYYDKIRIWFMPTGWRPKDVVAKYPVTIIEDVYNFKRYETPATFSFQLYIILQMLMHLVFLLFMFYNYSAIGFQGLLAYGAFLFFGIFSYTLLMDGNKYAKYLELFRALLGVIFIGITGNWFGLNQFIPYGSYLILFYFLGSAWAAQYFTRTKILGRFKKTL
- a CDS encoding acyl-CoA-binding protein — its product is MPEKLEKDFVKAVSFMNNYTEALPADLLLKLYAYYKIANENFDNPGSRTPLINAFKANALFQAKNLSRKDAMKKYIALVKKEFIDKQ
- a CDS encoding phosphatidylserine decarboxylase family protein yields the protein MFHKEGQKIILISFFLAAIVILAANYFIPVFWLKMAIQLIALAFLIIVLQFFRNPTRKVHKDFNEILAPVDGKVVVIEEVEENEYFKGKRKQVSIFMSPINVHVTRYPASGQIVYSKYHPGKYLVAWHPKASEENERTTIVVKTPKFGEILYRQIAGALARRIVNYAEKGDSVHQGDDAGFIKFGSRVDLFLPLDCAITVKLNQKVVGAKTCIASIVKNEDA
- a CDS encoding phosphatidate cytidylyltransferase codes for the protein MGEVFRRLITGIVYVVLLLSAIFLSSDAFDFLFMAFGLACLYEFKRMTHLKGYYIFAAYLTLWWIFIHLLHGYNYSASVINVLMFITITINTILLFYLFSKKEIKYNTLQKFLIGLFYIGGGCIFLTMIPYQNNTFAKLLIMGFFILIWVNDSFAYLVGKTIGKNKLFPRVSPKKTWEGTIGGLVFALIAAYFIAQYETSLTLQQWLILALIIVICGSVGDLLESKFKRDAGVKDSGAILPGHGGMLDRLDSLVFAAPFVYLTLNIFNYVS
- a CDS encoding LUD domain-containing protein codes for the protein MGLFEKLFRGGKKKVSTETDDTRGVHMPDLDIPADEKFTIYFKKNGGKFIYCVDFQDVRQALSDIIEENNWKEMAFFAMDERLQAKFSKEAISFTDKNTESGIFFTTCEHLVAQNGSILICSNQLREKKLDELPDNFIVFATTSQLVSSIGEGLKKIKKKHQNGIPSNITTIKHFQNAKENKNDFLTYGSSSKNLYLILLEDL
- the ftsH gene encoding ATP-dependent zinc metalloprotease FtsH, translating into MAKENNTSPKKPKFNSWWIYGIIAILLIGFQIFSSTNLSSTEKTTTSKLQDYLRNGDVSKILIVTNTRQAKVFLTEEALTKDVHKTAANKPFGMSGTETPQYVLDYGDPQNFENDIKSIKAENNLDTVIDYTTESNVFGDILLSILPFVLIIGIWIYLMRRMSGGGGGGAGGQIFNIGKSKAKLFDEKTDTRTSFKDVAGLEGAKEEVEEIVDFLRNPDKYTSLGGKIPKGALLVGPPGTGKTLLAKAVAGEAKVPFFSLSGSDFVEMFVGVGASRVRDLFKQAKDKSPAIIFIDEIDAIGRARGKNNMTGSNDERENTLNQLLTEMDGFGTNTNVIVLAATNRADVLDKALMRAGRFDRQIYVDLPDIRERKEIFEVHLRPIKTAETLDLDFLAKQTPGFSGADIANVCNEAALIAARKEKKAVTKQDFLDAVDRIVGGLEKKNKIITPGEKETIAYHEAGHATVSWMLEHAAPLVKVTIVPRGQSLGAAWYLPEERLIVRPDQMKDEMCATLGGRAAEKVIFNKISTGALSDLEKVTKQARAMVTIYGLNDKIGNLTYYDSSGQDSYGFSKPYSEETARTIDQEISILIEEQYKRAVELLENHKDKLTTLATRLLEKEVIFKDDLEKIFGKRPFEKDVAEEAAAKAEENSKLEEEQNSNMEPTKE
- the rsfS gene encoding ribosome silencing factor, with the protein product MQKKQASVDELISVILEGIEEVKGNNINILDLRKIENTVCDYFIICNGTSNTHVNAIVGSIQKTVSKSIKDKPWHVEGSENSEWILMDYVNVVVHVFQKHVREFYDIEGLWGDAKVTVIENSIK
- a CDS encoding biotin--[acetyl-CoA-carboxylase] ligase gives rise to the protein MHLIKLDATASTNVYLKKLSKSRTLADFTVVVAKEQLEGKGQMGSSWQSEKGKNLTSSILKHHEALFTQDHFYLNITVSLAIYHALKDLEIPDLSIKWPNDILSGNSKICGILIENMLSGQKITTSIIGIGLNVNQTQFNSLPKVSSLHLLKGKAFDLDEILIAIAKNLEQLFTRLKNGQKESLKEAYLNVLFKKDKPSTFGKVATNQLFVGIIRSVSEDGKLEVEVEDQLIEDYDLKEIRLMY
- the pyrE gene encoding orotate phosphoribosyltransferase, which codes for MVLNKDNAKKTAELLLQINAIKLNPENPFSWASGWKSPIYCDNRIILSYPPIRNYVREEMAKQVEHLYGKPDVIAGVATGAIGIGMLVADYLGLPFIYVRPEAKSHGRQNKIEGALEKNQTVVVIEDLISTGNSSLNAVKALEESGAKVKGMLAIFTYGFDIATENFKNHKVELHTLSDYDHLIQQASDTHYIKEEQFKTLLEWKANPSAWQQ